The genome window GCCATGATATACCAGACGGTGGCAGAAATCGCTTCCCTCTTCAGGCGGCACCAGTTTCCACAAGGCCATCTCCACCTTCTTGGGCTCCTTGATCCCATCTACCAGCCCCATACGATTGACCAAGCGGATACAATGCGTATCCGTCACAATAGCCGGCTTTCCAAACACGTCCCCCATGATGAGGTTCGCGCTTTTTCTCCCTACTCCCGGGAGTTTCAAAATCGCATCAAAATCCTCCGGTATCTTTCCATCATATTCGTCCCTCAGCATCTTCATACATGCACTGATATCCCGCGCCTTACTGTGTCCCAGCCCGCAGGGACGCACGATTGCTTCAATATCTTCCACATCAGCCTCAGCCAAAGCATTGACATCCGGATATTTTTCATACAATCCTTCCACCACCACATTGACCCGCGCATCCGTACACTGCGCCGCCAAACGCACACTGACCAGAAGTTTCCACGCCTGGTCATAGTCCAATGTACACCCCGCATCCGGGTACTCCTTTTTCAGCCTCTCAATAATTTCCAGAGTTAATTGTTTCTTTGTCATGATTCTTCTCCTATCGTTTTCCACTTATGCCATTTGCGCTTTGCTGACTTCATACGCCTCTGTCAGAATATCCATCGGGAATTCAAACTTCTGATATGCACGCCGCAGCACATCATAATACTCTGCACTTGGAACGCCAAATGTCTGGTCTGCTACCATGATATATGCCATGGTACTCTCCACCTTCCCATTTAGAGGGACCGGTATGTCCTCCTTGTAGTAAAGAACCGGATAATCTTCGTACTCGTCCAGGCTCTTCTCATCATTTTCCGAGATTTCCCACACAAGCACCGGGAGTCTTCCTCCTGTCTTTTGTTCTATGGTAGCATAGATTCCCCGCGCGGAGCCTTTGAACAATAGGCAATAATCTTCTACCACGGAAGCTCCCACTAATTTCGCCTCCGGACAGCGCTCTGCCATTTGTTCCTCGTCCATATTACTGCCATATGCAAGATATAATTTTCTCATCTCTTCTTCCCTTCTTATTTCGGCTTGTCCAGCCTATCTCAGCCTTCCTCTCCAAGTTCACATAGATAAATTATATTTCCTATCTGAATTGCCATGGGCACCATTCCTAACCTCAGACTCGCATACATAAATCATATTGACTTCATGGCAGCCTGGTTCATTCACCCTGTCCGTCTCCACAAACCCGATTTTCTCATATACATGCCTGGCCTTTTCATTTCCGCAAATATATGTTGTCGTCATAACCTGCATTTTCCATTGTGTCTGCAGCAGGCAAATTAATTCTTTCAAGGCCTTTGTACCACAATGCTGATTCTGATATCTGCTGTCTATAGCATAATTCCACAGGAAAAATCTGCCCTCCGCAAATTTTCTTAATGCCGCAAATCCAATCAACGTATCTTCCTCAAAAATGTCAAATGCGAGTACATCTGGCTCTCCTATTTCCTTTTGCAGTCTCTCTTTCGACGAAAGCTGGCTCTCCTGTTCTTTTAAAACAGCAATTTTCATAGAATCCGACTTGACAAATCCTATCATCTTCTCTCCACCTTCCTACGCGAGTAAAATCTCCTGCACTGCCAGCCTGGCCCGCTTCGGCATTTCCATACACTCCAGGGTAGATAACATCACAGAAACCGACGCATTTCTCTGCATTAATTCATAAATCTTCCACATATCGTCATATTTCACCATATCGACCTTCCCAAACAGTTCTTCCATCTGCTCCGGTATATGATTTTCCGCCATCTCAGTCTCTTTCGAAAGCCTGACAGTCAGTTCCGAAACACAAGGCACCTCCGAAATATGAACCGACAGCACATTCCGCTTCCCATCATAAGTCCACTTGGCCTCTATCTCATTTCCATCTATCGAAGCCTGCACTGTCTTTGATTCCGTGATTCCCACAAATTGCAGTTCCCAGCTTCGGCGCTCCGGAATCCCCTGCAAAGCTCCTTTTGCGCCGTGAATGGTCAGCTTCTTCCCGTTCCAGTCCCACGCAAGGCACGTATCAGTCCACCTTCCATTGTCATCGTTATCTTCATATAAATGGAAACTTCCATCATTTCCCGCAAAAATCTGCACTCGAAGCCCGGACGGATTTTCTACTCCATTTTCCTCCTCCGTAAGCACTGCATAAGGGACGATTCCACCGGCTTTCGAAAGAACCGGAATCTGTTCCACGTCACGTACCAGTGTCAGACAGCGATTTCCCTCGTAAATTCTTCCGTTAAAAATATCAATCCATTTTCCCTCAGGAAGCCACGCCTGAAAACATGCCAGCCCGGTCTCGTCGCTCTTTTGCGTGATCGGACACGCCAAAAGCTCCGTGCCAAAATAATACTCATTCGGCACTTCATAAGCCTCGCGCCTCCGGGGATTCTGATAATACATCGGCCTTACCAGAGGCTGCCCATCTCTGGATGCCAGTACATTCATACTGTATAAATATGGAATCAGCTCATGGCGGAGGCGCAGATACCGCCCCATCGTCTCACGATAAGTCGCGTGAAACAGCCACGGTTCCTTATGAATATAGACATTACAGGTGCTATGCAGCCGCAAAATCGGCGAGAATACGCCAAGCTGCACCCAGCGGGTCGTAAGCTCCTCATCCCGATACCCGAACATATGCCCACCGATATCGTGGCTCCACCAGCCATACCCCGCATTACTTGCCGTAGCCGTAAAATACGGCTGAAAATCCAATGATTCCCAGGACACCACCGTATCGCCCGAAAATCCGATTGGATATCTGTGGCTTCCAATCCCCGCATACCGGGAAAATGTCATGCCGCGCTTTCTCTTCCGGCAGCTATCCTGATAATACAGATGATTGAGCATCCACAACGGGTCGAGTCCTTCCATCTGCGTCAGCGTTCCCTGCTGCCAATCCAACCACCAAAAATCCACCCCGTCTTCTTCATACGGGTGACAAATAACATCAAAATGCGCTTTCATGAGTTCCCGATTCGTCAGATCAAACCCCACCGTCTCTTTTTTCCCGGGATCCATCCCCATCGCCCTTGCCATCTCGGGATACTGCTTTTCAAACGCCCGAACCCCGTCTGCCGGGTGCACATTCAAACTGACCTTCAAATGATGCCTATGTAACCATTTCAGAAATCCCCTGTAGTCCGGGAACAACTCTTCATTCCAGGTATATCCGGTCCAGCCGGAACCATATGCCGGATCAATGTCCACCAGATGCCAGTCCATATCGATTACCGCCACAGAAAGCGGTATCTCCTCCTCCTCAAACCGGCTGATCAGCTTCTGATACTCTTCCTGTGTATATTTATAATAACGGCTCCACCAATTTCCCAGAGCAAATCTTGGAATCAACGGGGTTTCCCCGCAGAGCCGATAAAAATCCTTCAAACATTTCTCGTACTCATGCCCATATCCGAAGAAATACAGATCCGGCCCTTCCTGCTCGCGGGCCGCCACCCAGCCGTCTTCCGTGAGCAAAATCGACTTGCTGTCGTCCAGTACCGTAAATCCTCCCCGCGAAATGAGTCCTGCTTCAAGCGGAATCGCACCGTCGGCCTGATCCAGCGTTCGAGCCGTTCCTTTTAAATCCTCTATCTCATCACCGTAATGCCAGGTCTGGACATACCCTTCTACTTTTACCGCTATGCTCAGCCCATTTGCGGCAAATTCCTGCTTGTTGTATTTTAAATGAAGATACTCTGTTTTGATCTCCAAACTATTTTCCAGATCGCGCACTTCATACTGCGGTACCGGAAACCGCCTGTTCTGCACCCGCTGAGACAATGCATCTACAAATTTACCATCTTTCTGATATTCCAATCGGATCATCTGCGGCGTCAGCACCGTGAAACGATATCGTTCTCCTTGAATCACTGCTCCTGTCTCTGCTATCCGCTGATTCATTCTTATCCTCCTGCTATAAAAATCTCAACATCTATACCTCATAGACCACAGTGCACCACTCAAGAGCGTTCCGCTCTTTTGTTCACGGGCTTTCGCCCTATCAAAGCGCAGGAACAACACTTCGTCTGCAAGCAGTCGATTGCTTTTTCTGCACTTTAGCACTGCTCATTGCTTTCGTGAACATTATAATTTTAGCGCCCACATTTCTGCGTTGAACGCAGAAATCTATGCGCAGACTAAGCCCGGATTGCCCAGCGCATCTTCGTGGACCGCGCCCGGCCATTTCTTGCGCATTCCTCCGCCGAGGGACGGATAACGTCCTCCGAAATCTCACTGTAAATTCCGGCCTTTTTCATCTGTTTGAATGATTTCTTCACCAGCCGGTCCTCTCCTGAGTGGAAGGTCAAAATCGCCACACGTCCTCCCGGAGCCAAAACATCCGGCAATTTCCCCAGAAATTCGTACAATACTTCAAACTCACTATTCACATCAATTCTAAGCGCCTGAAACGTTCTCTGGCAGGATTTTTTGACTGCCTCTTTTCGCTCCGCCTCCGGAACTATATGCAGGGCTTCTTCAATCACCTGTCTTAACTGCGTTGTCGTCTCGATCTTCTGCCCTCTCTTTAAATGCTTCGCCACCGCCCTTGCAATCTCATCCGCATAGGGCTCGTCTGCATTTTCAATCAACATTCCTTTCAGCTCTTCCTGACTGATATTCCGAAGACGCTGCGCGGCACTCTCCCCTTTCTCCGGATTCATCCTGAGATCTAGCGGGCCTTCTACTTTATAGGAAAATCCCCGGTCCGGATTGTCAATCTGCATAGAAGACACTCCCAAATCAGCCAGCACAAAATCAAACTTCTTTCCCGCCTGAGCAGCCACCTGATCAATATTGGCAAAATTCTGTAATTGAACCGTTAAAATTTCTTCCCCATATCCCTGTTTTTCCAAACGCTCCTTCGTCTTCGCCGATTCGATAGGGTCTACGTCTAACGCATAGATATGCCCTTTCCCTTCCAGGCACTGCAGCATTTCCCGCGTATGCCCGCCGTATCCCAAGGTCGCATCCAGCCCGGTCTGCCCCGGCCTGATCGCGAGAAAATCCAGGATTTCCTGCACCATGATAGAAATATGCATTCCCGCCGGCGTACTGCCTTTTTGAATCACTTTGGAAATGGTGTCCGCATATTTTTCGGGCTGCAATTCTTTATATTTTTCCTTGAACGTCTTCGGGTGTGTACCGGAATAGCGTACGCGGCGTTTATGAACTTTTTCTTGATTTTCCATTGGTCCTTCTCCCCTTTTGGCAACTTTTCTCCACTAATATTCCTTCGTTATCTCGTCCACCCCATACATTTCTTTAAATTTCCTCAAATCTTCATCATTACGTATCAACATAATATCCTGAAATTTCCCAGTATGCAAGTCCTTAAATCCTGCCACCTGCTCTCCTGTACAGATGCTGCAGTGAATGACCGGCTTCTGATTTTCTCTATCATAATCCTTTTTCACAATCTCTTTTTTCCTAAATATACGAAACATAATCCCATTTCCTCATTAAATCTTTTTATCGTTCCTCATGAAAACAGTTCTCTCTGATTTCTGTGCCATTTCCTTTTCTTCCAGAGCCCACACCAACATCTACTTCCTTTCCCACACAATCACACATTCGTAATGTTGGTTCTCCATTGCTATCATTTAGCCTTCCATTAACATTTCAACTAACCGCCGAAACGATTTTTCAAACTGCCTGTCATCTTCCTCCGTTCTCTTCTTCGGCCCTTTCAGATGATTCTTCGCTGACGCCTTCCTCGCTTTCTTTGCCAAATGTCTCTCCATTAACAACTGATCAATATTTTCATTCGTATACCACCGGCCTGATTGATGGATCCCATAGACTCCCTTTCCCAGAGCCATCGCCGCCACGCCATAATCCTGTGTCACCACAATATCACCTTTGCGGCAAATACTTATAAGCGCAAAATCCACTGCATCAGCTCCGGCACCAATGACTTTTACTGTACTATAATCAGAATGCAATACATGGTTGGTGTCACAAAGTAACGTGACTGAGAG of Roseburia hominis contains these proteins:
- the nth gene encoding endonuclease III translates to MTKKQLTLEIIERLKKEYPDAGCTLDYDQAWKLLVSVRLAAQCTDARVNVVVEGLYEKYPDVNALAEADVEDIEAIVRPCGLGHSKARDISACMKMLRDEYDGKIPEDFDAILKLPGVGRKSANLIMGDVFGKPAIVTDTHCIRLVNRMGLVDGIKEPKKVEMALWKLVPPEEGSDFCHRLVYHGRDVCTARTKPYCDKCCLKDICKKVGV
- a CDS encoding gamma-glutamylcyclotransferase family protein: MRKLYLAYGSNMDEEQMAERCPEAKLVGASVVEDYCLLFKGSARGIYATIEQKTGGRLPVLVWEISENDEKSLDEYEDYPVLYYKEDIPVPLNGKVESTMAYIMVADQTFGVPSAEYYDVLRRAYQKFEFPMDILTEAYEVSKAQMA
- a CDS encoding GNAT family protein, which translates into the protein MIGFVKSDSMKIAVLKEQESQLSSKERLQKEIGEPDVLAFDIFEEDTLIGFAALRKFAEGRFFLWNYAIDSRYQNQHCGTKALKELICLLQTQWKMQVMTTTYICGNEKARHVYEKIGFVETDRVNEPGCHEVNMIYVCESEVRNGAHGNSDRKYNLSM
- a CDS encoding TIM-barrel domain-containing protein, with translation MNQRIAETGAVIQGERYRFTVLTPQMIRLEYQKDGKFVDALSQRVQNRRFPVPQYEVRDLENSLEIKTEYLHLKYNKQEFAANGLSIAVKVEGYVQTWHYGDEIEDLKGTARTLDQADGAIPLEAGLISRGGFTVLDDSKSILLTEDGWVAAREQEGPDLYFFGYGHEYEKCLKDFYRLCGETPLIPRFALGNWWSRYYKYTQEEYQKLISRFEEEEIPLSVAVIDMDWHLVDIDPAYGSGWTGYTWNEELFPDYRGFLKWLHRHHLKVSLNVHPADGVRAFEKQYPEMARAMGMDPGKKETVGFDLTNRELMKAHFDVICHPYEEDGVDFWWLDWQQGTLTQMEGLDPLWMLNHLYYQDSCRKRKRGMTFSRYAGIGSHRYPIGFSGDTVVSWESLDFQPYFTATASNAGYGWWSHDIGGHMFGYRDEELTTRWVQLGVFSPILRLHSTCNVYIHKEPWLFHATYRETMGRYLRLRHELIPYLYSMNVLASRDGQPLVRPMYYQNPRRREAYEVPNEYYFGTELLACPITQKSDETGLACFQAWLPEGKWIDIFNGRIYEGNRCLTLVRDVEQIPVLSKAGGIVPYAVLTEEENGVENPSGLRVQIFAGNDGSFHLYEDNDDNGRWTDTCLAWDWNGKKLTIHGAKGALQGIPERRSWELQFVGITESKTVQASIDGNEIEAKWTYDGKRNVLSVHISEVPCVSELTVRLSKETEMAENHIPEQMEELFGKVDMVKYDDMWKIYELMQRNASVSVMLSTLECMEMPKRARLAVQEILLA
- the rsmH gene encoding 16S rRNA (cytosine(1402)-N(4))-methyltransferase RsmH, yielding MENQEKVHKRRVRYSGTHPKTFKEKYKELQPEKYADTISKVIQKGSTPAGMHISIMVQEILDFLAIRPGQTGLDATLGYGGHTREMLQCLEGKGHIYALDVDPIESAKTKERLEKQGYGEEILTVQLQNFANIDQVAAQAGKKFDFVLADLGVSSMQIDNPDRGFSYKVEGPLDLRMNPEKGESAAQRLRNISQEELKGMLIENADEPYADEIARAVAKHLKRGQKIETTTQLRQVIEEALHIVPEAERKEAVKKSCQRTFQALRIDVNSEFEVLYEFLGKLPDVLAPGGRVAILTFHSGEDRLVKKSFKQMKKAGIYSEISEDVIRPSAEECARNGRARSTKMRWAIRA
- a CDS encoding aspartate dehydrogenase; this encodes MFRIFRKKEIVKKDYDRENQKPVIHCSICTGEQVAGFKDLHTGKFQDIMLIRNDEDLRKFKEMYGVDEITKEY
- a CDS encoding YaiI/YqxD family protein, with protein sequence MEVFVDADACPVVKIVEKVAKEHQLSVTLLCDTNHVLHSDYSTVKVIGAGADAVDFALISICRKGDIVVTQDYGVAAMALGKGVYGIHQSGRWYTNENIDQLLMERHLAKKARKASAKNHLKGPKKRTEEDDRQFEKSFRRLVEMLMEG